The DNA window TCAAGGAAATAGAGCCGGAGGCCGAAATCGTCGCCATGCTGGACTCTGTCGCCGCGACGGTTGCCTGGTTGCGCAAGAATGAGGCCGACCTGCTTTTCCTCGATATTCAGCTCACCGACGGCCAAAGCTTTGCCATCTTTGAGCAGATCAAAATCGAAGTGCCGGTCATCTTTACCACCGCCTATGATGCTTACGCCATTCGGGCCTTCAAGGTCAACAGCGTGGATTACCTGCTCAAGCCCATTCGCAAAGCCGAGTTGCGCGCCGGCCTGGAAAAGTTTCACCGGCTGCATTTTCCGGCGCAAAAAAATCTGCAGCAATTGATCCAGGCGCTGCAAAGATCGTCGCAGGAGTACAAGAAAAAGTTTCTCGTGCAATGCGGAGAAAAGCTGTACTATATCGAAACCAGCGCCATCGCTTTCGCTTATACTCTGGAGAAGAGCAGCTTCCTGACCACCTTTGACCGGGCGGTCCATACCGTGGATTTTTCGCTCGACCAGCTGCAGGAGATGCTGGATCCGGACGTTTTTTTCCGCATCAACCGCAAACTGATCGTCAGCTATAAAGCGATTAAAAGCATGACCGCTTTTTCACGCTCACGCATCAAACTGGATCTGCAGCCGGTTCCGCCGAAAACCATCGATGCCCTGGTGAGCGTAGAGCGGACCCACCGCTTCAAAGAGTGGATCGATAAATAACCGGCACGGCTGCAGCCGACTTTATCCTTAGCCCGGGAGGCAGGCTGGGTTTTGATCTATGGAACGAGTTCCGTCTGGGCTATGTGTGGGATTTCAGAGTGGCCGGGACGCCTGTGTTTATCACTGCCCAATGGCCATTGGGCTTTTCGCTCTATTCCGATGACAGCGCCAAGCCGGAATCTTTTAAAAAGCATGCCAAAGACCACCCCTTGTTTTATTTCCCGCCCATGTTCTTTATCGGCATCAGATTTTAGCTTTTTCGTCTGCGGCAGCCTGTCCATCAGCCGTCTCGGCAATGGCATGGCCATTGGGTGAGAAACCAGAGGGGCAGAGTGGATGAATCCTGGTGAAGGGTTAGCCTTTGCGTGTCACTGATGTTGGGTCAGCGCCTGATAGAGTTTCATCTGGCTGCTGTGGTTAAAGAGGCGCAACCCGGCGCGGAGAAACATATAGAGCTGTTGCCAGAGGAAGAGCAGGGCAATAGTCATGGCCGAGGGGGCGTGGAGCAGGTCTGCCACCGGATTATAGATCAGCAGTCCGAGCGGGCTGATGGCGGCCAGCAGCAGTGACAGGGCGAAAACGCTGCCGAAGCGGCGGGCGATGAACTGCAGGGCGGCAAGGGCGAGGCGGCGCGTCCGTTTCTCTCTTTTCTGCACAGCCAGAATGCGCGCGTAATCAAAGAACAGGGCCCAGAGCAGCAGCGCGAGATAGCGGAGTCCCATTTTGATCACGCCAAACCAGTGAATGATGTTATCGCCGGGATCTTTGCCCCAGAAAAGTTTGCGGGCCAGATCGGTCAGGGCTGGGAGCAGAAAGAGCAACGCAAGCAAGGGCAAGCTCCAGAGAAGAAGGCGAAGAAAGCGGCTGAAATAACGGCTGCAGGCCTCCCAGAATTCGGCCGGCTGGTAGGGGCGATCGCCGGCCATGAGCTTGAGTGCGCCGCCGGAGAAAAACAGCATCAGCAGCGAAAAGAAAAGGAACATCATCATCATAAGGGGAAAGAGCGCGCCCAGAGCGCTGCTGCGGTAGTGCACAAGCTCGATGACAAAATGCATATCCATAAATCCGCTGAGCCGTTCGGCGGCGAGGGTTCGGCCGGCATAGTTGTTGACGATCCAGGCGGCGGGCAAGGCCACCACGGCGGCGAAAACCAGTCCGCTGAGATAGTAGAGCAACCAGAGCCGCTTGAGCGAGAGAAGGCGGACCAGTGCTGATCGGAGTGCGGGTAGTATCATCAAGAGTCCCTCGCAGCTGGTTACAGGTTTGGTGAGAAAACGGTAAAAAGGTTGAAGAATTTCGGCATGTCCATGAAGAATTGCGTCCAGAAGAGAAGGCGCGCGGTCAGTTTGGCTTTTCCGCGCGACGGCCTCTCCAATGTGCGGCTGTTGTTGGTGAGCTGGACGTCGAGAAGAATCTTGTTCTCCGCATCGATGGCGGCTGAGAGCAGGCGTGCAGGCCTGGTGATGGAGAATGCGTGCCAGCGCTCCTTGCCGTCCCACTTTTCAATCAGCGTATCGCCGTCGCTAAAGATCATTTGCAGCTCCACCGGCAAGATAAACTCGCCGAGCCGGCGCACCTTTACGGTGGAACAGTAGAGTTTCTCCTCCGCAGCCTGTTCGGTGCTGTCGGGCTTTGCCTTTTGGCGCAGAGAGGCCGAATCCGGCTCGAATCCGCTCGCATCCAGGGTGTCCG is part of the bacterium genome and encodes:
- a CDS encoding response regulator transcription factor, giving the protein MRIAIVEDERLSAEHLAALIKEIEPEAEIVAMLDSVAATVAWLRKNEADLLFLDIQLTDGQSFAIFEQIKIEVPVIFTTAYDAYAIRAFKVNSVDYLLKPIRKAELRAGLEKFHRLHFPAQKNLQQLIQALQRSSQEYKKKFLVQCGEKLYYIETSAIAFAYTLEKSSFLTTFDRAVHTVDFSLDQLQEMLDPDVFFRINRKLIVSYKAIKSMTAFSRSRIKLDLQPVPPKTIDALVSVERTHRFKEWIDK